Proteins encoded within one genomic window of Legionella sp. PC997:
- a CDS encoding type IV pilus secretin PilQ: MRKIATLFILFCMSVGMTFAQNNPLISVKVIPLPEEKLRMDFEFANPIKQEPASFVTQSPARIVLDFIDSNLQLPRKQKANVIKLGSLNRYSVVAVGSRVRAVLELNYSVPYSGTISGRVYTVILNGKSNELFQPPQALIITNRPAKTNYVINHFDFRGIERQGGRAIVNVSSTSVPTEVEEHGKEILIKFLNTKVPPNLRKRFDVSDFHSPVQMVTFQQVGKNAHMTLFNKGGYGQNVYQVNQQFMIDVIPLTPEEEQQAKLKKKVFSGKRLSLNFQNISIRAVLQLLADFTGINIVVSDQVQGDITLRLNNVPWDQALDIILTTQGLDKRQSGNVILVDKKGVFEKMEAEQLKNQQTIQKNEPVRSELIQINYAKATELAVLIKDKQNSLLSEKGSVSVDTRTNTIWIQDIGGRIDEVRELIKQLDVPVKQVLIEARIVEVTKDFAQDLGIRWGVSKPTHLSGTLEGANQLAQGVAPANVKPFTDRLNLDLVAAPLTGATPASVGIALAQLGDNILLDLELSALESEGLAELISSPRLITANQQAAEIQSGQEIPYQEATSSGATAVAFKKAVLSLNVKPQITPDNKILMELKINQDRALPNLTFNGVPAIATKEIQTNVLVSNGQTIVLGGIYQQDKSKTITRVPFFGQLPVVGNLFKNTQVGIRNDELLIFITPKIITNSLSITAIEGRKVVRFDEK, translated from the coding sequence GTGCGGAAAATAGCTACTTTATTCATTTTATTTTGCATGAGCGTGGGTATGACTTTTGCCCAGAATAATCCTTTGATATCCGTCAAAGTAATTCCTTTGCCAGAGGAAAAGTTACGTATGGATTTCGAATTTGCAAATCCCATAAAACAAGAACCTGCAAGTTTTGTTACTCAAAGCCCAGCACGCATAGTCCTTGATTTTATTGACTCCAATTTGCAGTTGCCTCGAAAACAAAAAGCCAATGTAATTAAATTGGGCTCGCTGAATCGGTACTCGGTTGTTGCGGTGGGTTCACGTGTTCGGGCTGTTTTGGAGTTAAATTATTCAGTGCCTTATTCAGGAACCATATCTGGAAGGGTTTATACTGTTATTTTGAATGGCAAAAGTAATGAATTATTCCAACCCCCTCAAGCACTGATAATTACCAATCGCCCAGCCAAGACAAATTATGTAATCAATCATTTTGATTTTCGAGGAATTGAACGACAGGGTGGTCGAGCAATAGTGAATGTTTCTAGTACGAGTGTTCCCACCGAAGTGGAGGAGCATGGGAAAGAAATTCTAATTAAATTTTTAAATACTAAAGTTCCACCGAACTTACGGAAGCGATTCGATGTTTCGGATTTCCACAGCCCAGTGCAAATGGTTACTTTTCAGCAAGTGGGTAAAAATGCGCATATGACTTTATTCAACAAAGGAGGCTATGGCCAGAATGTCTATCAGGTTAATCAACAATTTATGATTGACGTAATTCCTTTAACACCAGAAGAGGAACAACAGGCCAAATTAAAAAAGAAGGTTTTTTCGGGGAAAAGACTTTCCTTAAATTTCCAAAACATCAGCATTCGAGCCGTATTACAGTTACTTGCTGATTTTACGGGAATTAATATCGTAGTGAGTGATCAGGTTCAAGGTGATATTACACTAAGATTAAATAATGTTCCTTGGGATCAAGCATTAGATATTATTTTAACTACTCAAGGACTTGACAAGCGGCAATCAGGTAATGTGATTTTAGTTGATAAAAAAGGTGTCTTTGAAAAAATGGAGGCAGAACAACTCAAAAATCAACAAACCATCCAGAAAAATGAGCCTGTACGTTCTGAGTTAATACAAATTAATTATGCCAAAGCAACCGAACTCGCAGTTTTGATTAAAGACAAACAAAACTCCCTTTTATCAGAAAAAGGTAGCGTGAGTGTTGATACACGTACCAATACCATCTGGATTCAAGATATTGGGGGCAGAATTGATGAAGTTAGAGAGTTGATTAAACAGTTGGATGTACCTGTCAAACAAGTGCTTATTGAGGCACGGATCGTTGAAGTAACGAAAGATTTTGCTCAAGACCTTGGAATTCGGTGGGGGGTTTCCAAACCTACTCATCTCAGTGGTACTTTAGAGGGGGCGAATCAATTAGCGCAGGGAGTTGCTCCTGCAAACGTCAAGCCCTTTACTGACCGATTAAACCTGGATTTAGTTGCTGCCCCATTGACAGGAGCTACACCAGCTTCTGTAGGTATTGCATTGGCACAGCTTGGCGATAATATCCTACTTGACCTTGAACTCTCTGCTTTGGAAAGTGAGGGACTTGCTGAATTAATATCTAGTCCTAGGCTGATTACAGCCAATCAACAGGCTGCAGAAATTCAATCGGGTCAGGAAATTCCCTATCAGGAAGCCACTTCAAGTGGGGCAACAGCAGTAGCTTTCAAAAAGGCGGTATTAAGTTTAAATGTAAAACCCCAAATTACTCCAGACAACAAGATACTGATGGAATTGAAGATTAATCAGGATAGGGCCTTGCCAAACTTGACATTTAATGGGGTGCCGGCAATTGCAACTAAAGAAATTCAGACGAATGTTCTGGTCAGTAATGGACAAACAATAGTGTTGGGTGGGATTTATCAGCAAGATAAGAGTAAGACCATTACGAGGGTACCATTTTTTGGCCAGTTACCGGTGGTTGGAAATTTGTTCAAAAACACACAAGTGGGGATTCGAAATGATGAATTGCTTATTTTCATAACCCCCAAAATAATAACAAATTCACTATCAATTACGGCAATTGAGGGGAGAAAAGTAGTTCGTTTTGATGAAAAATAA
- the aroK gene encoding shikimate kinase AroK, with the protein MSIVKVRNIFLIGPMGAGKSTIGRALAKELKLEFFDSDEVIEERAGADISWIFDIEGEEGFRRREQKVIEELTQKTNIVLATGGGVVITPENRNALAGRGTVIYLKTSLQQQFERTKRDTKRPLLQTTDLEGRLELLRDEREPFYTELADVSFETDKLTVKAVANNIIKYIYGEL; encoded by the coding sequence ATGAGCATAGTTAAAGTACGAAATATTTTTCTCATCGGACCCATGGGTGCAGGTAAAAGCACTATAGGTCGTGCTTTGGCAAAGGAGCTCAAATTAGAATTTTTTGATTCGGATGAAGTAATTGAAGAGCGTGCTGGCGCGGATATCTCTTGGATTTTTGATATTGAAGGAGAAGAGGGTTTCAGACGCCGCGAACAAAAAGTTATTGAAGAACTAACTCAAAAAACCAACATTGTTTTGGCTACAGGTGGTGGGGTGGTGATTACCCCTGAAAACAGAAATGCTTTAGCAGGACGTGGCACCGTAATCTATCTTAAAACCTCCTTACAACAACAATTTGAAAGAACTAAGCGAGATACCAAGCGTCCTTTGTTGCAAACCACTGATCTAGAAGGCAGATTGGAATTGTTGAGAGATGAGAGGGAACCATTCTATACTGAGCTAGCTGATGTTAGTTTTGAAACAGATAAATTAACGGTCAAAGCTGTTGCAAACAATATAATAAAATATATTTATGGCGAACTTTGA